One part of the Thermococcus sp. JdF3 genome encodes these proteins:
- a CDS encoding ABC transporter ATP-binding protein: protein MITAKNLTKRFGRLVALDSINLEIEGGLTLTLGPNGGGKSTFLNLCAGLYRPSKGEIRVLGEKPWSNDGLRKRIGVSFDPPALPKHRTAREWLTYIAEVKGLDGEEVIKAAELFSAEKYLNRKMGEYSAGMLKRISLAQAFLGKPELVLLDEPLANLDLEGIKEVAGVIGELAQKGTNMVVVSHIWRPLVEFADRIVVIAAGRVVLTGTPEEVVPEIEEI, encoded by the coding sequence ATGATAACCGCGAAGAACCTCACCAAGCGGTTCGGCAGGCTGGTGGCCCTGGATTCGATAAACCTCGAAATCGAGGGGGGACTGACGCTGACACTCGGCCCCAACGGTGGCGGAAAGAGCACCTTCCTGAACCTCTGCGCCGGCCTGTACAGGCCGAGCAAAGGGGAAATCAGGGTCCTGGGCGAGAAGCCCTGGAGCAACGACGGGCTAAGGAAAAGGATAGGCGTCTCCTTCGACCCGCCGGCTCTTCCAAAGCACAGGACGGCCAGGGAATGGCTCACCTACATCGCCGAGGTCAAGGGGCTGGACGGAGAGGAAGTAATCAAAGCCGCGGAGCTATTCTCGGCCGAGAAGTACCTGAACAGAAAGATGGGGGAGTACTCGGCGGGCATGCTCAAGAGGATCAGCCTGGCCCAGGCGTTCCTCGGAAAGCCCGAGCTGGTGCTCCTAGATGAGCCCCTGGCGAACCTGGATCTGGAGGGGATAAAGGAAGTCGCAGGGGTTATAGGAGAGCTGGCCCAAAAGGGGACCAACATGGTCGTGGTTTCCCACATCTGGCGCCCCCTCGTTGAGTTCGCGGACAGAATCGTTGTGATAGCCGCGGGGAGGGTGGTGCTGACGGGAACCCCTGAAGAGGTGGTGCCCGAGATCGAGGAGATATGA